One window of the Triticum dicoccoides isolate Atlit2015 ecotype Zavitan chromosome 3B, WEW_v2.0, whole genome shotgun sequence genome contains the following:
- the LOC119274401 gene encoding glutamate decarboxylase-like, with protein MVISHASSSAGEAVYSTFSSRYVREELPRYRMPSGSIPKEAAYQIISDELMLDGNPRLNLASFVTTWMEPECGKLMMDSVNKNYVDMDEYPVTTELQNRCVNMIAHLFNAPIGEDETAIGVSTVGSSEAIMLAGLAFKRKWANKMKEQGKPCDKPNIVTGANVQVCWEKFARYFEVELKEVKLTEGYYVMDPKKAIEMVDENTICVAAILGSTLTGEYEDVKLLNDLLVEKNKKTGWNVPIHVDAASGGFIAPFLQPELEWDFRLPLVKSINVSGHKYGLVYPGVGWVIWRSKDDLPDELIFHINYLGTDQPTFTLNFSKGASQIIAQYYQLIRLGFEGYKHIMENCKLNAAVLKEGIDATGRFDVLSKADGVPLVAIRLKDSTNFSVFDISENLRRFGWIVPAYTMPADAEHVAVLRIVIREDFNRSLAQRLLADINKIVRELDAHAVHAIKLSNAAAAEGASKSTVDAVTEAFKGLAGNKKAGVC; from the exons ATGGTGATCTCGCACGCGAGCTCCAGCGCGGGGGAGGCCGTCTACTCCACCTTCTCCTCGCGCTACGTGCGCGAGGAGCTCCCGCG GTACCGGATGCCTTCGGGGTCGATCCCCAAGGAGGCGGCGTACCAGATCATCAGCGACGAGCTGATGCTGGACGGGAACCCGCGGCTGAACCTGGCGTCCTTCGTCACCACCTGGATGGAGCCCGAGTGCGGCAAGCTCATGATGGACTCCGTCAACAAGAACTACGTCGACATGGACGAGTACCCAGTCACCACCGAGCTCCAG AACCGTTGTGTAAACATGATAGCTCACTTGTTCAATGCGCCAATCGGCGAGGATGAGACTGCTATCGGAGTCTCAACAGTGGGGTCCTCGGAAGCGATAATGCTTGCAGGCCTGGCGTTCAAGAGGAAGTGGGCAAACAAAATGAAGGAGCAGGGGAAGCCATGCGACAAACCTAACATTGTTACTGGTGCAAATGTTCAG GTTTGCTGGGAGAAATTTGCTAGATATTTTGAAGTGGAACTGAAGGAGGTCAAGTTAACTGAAGGGTACTATGTCATGGATCCTAAGAAGGCCATTGAAATGGTGGATGAGAACACTATATGTGTTGCAGCCATCTTGGGTTCTACTCTCACTGGAGAGTACGAAGATGTGAAGCTGTTGAATGACCTTCTTGTGGAGAAGAACAAGAAAACAGG GTGGAATGTGCCGATCCATGTCGATGCCGCCAGTGGAGGATTTATCGCTCCTTTTCTCCAGCCTGAGCTTGAATGGGACTTCAGGCTGCCATTGGTGAAGAGCATCAACGTTAGTGGGCACAAGTATGGCCTTGTGTACCCTGGTGTTGGATGGGTCATCTGGCGGAGCAAAGACGATCTGCCCGACGAACTCATTTTCCACATAAACTATCTGGGAACAGATCAGCCCACATTCACACTGAACTTCTCCAAAG GTGCTAGCCAGATCATTGCACAATACTATCAACTGATCCGCCTCGGCTTCGAG GGGTACAAGCACATCATGGAGAACTGCAAGCTGAACGCGGCGGTGCTCAAGGAGGGCATCGACGCGACGGGGCGGTTCGACGTGCTCTCCAAGGCGGACGGCGTGCCGCTGGTGGCCATCAGGCTCAAGGACAGCACCAACTTCAGCGTGTTTGACATCTCGGAGAACCTGAGGAGGTTCGGGTGGATCGTGCCGGCCTACACCATGCCCGCGGACGCGGAGCACGTCGCGGTCCTCCGCATCGTCATCCGGGAGGACTTCAACCGGAGCCTCGCGCAGCGGCTCCTCGCCGACATCAACAAGATCGTGCGCGAGCTGGACGCGCACGCCGTCCACGCCATCAAGCtgtccaacgccgccgccgccgagggcgCCTCCAAGAGCACCGTGGACGCCGTCACCGAGGCCTTCAAGGGCCTGGCCGGGAACAAGAAGGCCGGAGTCTGCTGA
- the LOC119280507 gene encoding E3 ubiquitin-protein ligase EL5-like, with protein sequence MEPFHGILIAAATLVLFLIFVVFPLSFLRYYFFSNGAAEVPAPRGVGPELLGSLPVTVYRTEDHVGVLECAVCLAGLQDGEQARFLPCCGHGFHAGCISVWLASRSTCPLCRVTVVGKIPDALRPTSLPPTLQEPANYAGNLPASVLNC encoded by the coding sequence ATGGAGCCGTTCCACGGCATACTCATCGCGGCGGCCACCCTCGTGCTCTTCCTCATCTTCGTCGTCTTCCCGCTCAGCTTCCTCCGCTACTACTTCTTCAGCAACGGCGCCGCCGAGGTGCCCGCGCCGAGGGGCGTCGGCCCGGAGCTGCTGGGCTCGCTGCCGGTCACGGTGTACCGCACGGAGGACCACGTCGGGGTGCTGGAGTGCGCCGTGTGCCTGGCCGGGCTCCAGGACGGGGAGCAGGCGAGGTTCCTGCCCTGCTGCGGCCACGGGTTCCACGCCGGGTGCATCAGCGTGTGGCTGGCGTCCCGCTCCACCTGCCCGCTCTGCCGGGTCACAGTCGTCGGCAAGATTCCCGACGCGCTTAGGCCGACGAGTCTCCCTCCCACACTGCAGGAGCCGGCGAATTACGCCGGGAACCTGCCGGCGAGTGTGCTGAACTGCTGA